The following nucleotide sequence is from Triticum aestivum cultivar Chinese Spring unplaced genomic scaffold, IWGSC CS RefSeq v2.1 scaffold166399, whole genome shotgun sequence.
actgaaatactccctccgtccgaaaatacttgtcatcgaaatagatgtatctagatttattttagttttagatacatccattttcatcccttttgatgacaagtatttccggaccgaGGGAGTATTTACTTACATATACTTGCAGCATCAGGTGCGTTACGCTCATCCATATACAAACGTGGAAATGAAGGCAGGAAACAAATGGGCAGCAGTTTGATCCCACATCTTACAAATATACTTTTGTCCTCACAACATTACAAGctgtactttatttatttatgtatatatatactcCCGTGTCGCCGTATGGCTGTTTCTGGAAAATGCCGTATTCCATGTCTCCATATATGTATCTGTATCCCTGTGTCCGTGTGCATATATCTATGCTTCTTAGATGGCCATGTCTAGAAAGAAGAATAACAAGTCAGACAATTAGCAACAGTTCTAATGAAGAGACAGATGGAGCGGAAAAGGCAACAATGAGACAGTTAGAAACATGTGCTGACAAATATAACTCACTTCTGTAATTTATTTTTATACAGATGTGTTATAACTTGCTCTTGGTACTAGCAATAGATTAAAAAATCCACACTTGTTGTCAAGTGGAAGAAATATTCAGAATGGAGAATTTAGCTGGCAAAAAGGCCAATAAACAATATGGCCTATAACTTTTGTCCTCTAAACTCATCCCTCATCATGTCAAGCAAACAAGATTATGCCAAAATAATACTCTTGGCATGAAAATTGATGCTGGGTATTCTGTTCTAAATAAAAAGATCCCTACATAAGAAAATTCATATCGTTTCTTTGTGCTACAAATGTAATAAATGAACAAATGACAAAAACACAGTTATTTCAGAGTGTATGGATTCAACGAAGTTGTTTTTATAGAGTTAAGATTAATGCCAAGATGAAAACATATAATAATGGATAAAGAATAGAATTCACTTTGCGGTTTTAAAGTGCCAACTGAGTTGCTAATTTGGCATTTGATTTGGGTATTAAGATAAGTTGTACTAAAACAATATGACCATAAATTCATCCATCTAGCATAGGGGCACTTACTAAGTTTTATCACCGGAAATTGCTTACTAAGCTCAAGTTATAACTGAACATTTGAAGTACCACAATCATTGTGTGCGAGCAATCATGTACTGTACATAACACAACTAAATTGGATTACTTCCAAATAAAAGAAAATTAAGAATGAGCAATCACCTGGCGGATAGAAACTGGTGAAAGGGTGACAGGAATTCATCAAACGGCTTTCATCAAGTTTCGTAGATTTCATTGAGTTAAGATCTAGCATGTAGGCactgtcatcaacatagagaatgATCACATTGCTATCTTCCTCATAGCCGAGGATTTTCTGATGCCACTTCTTACTAACCCGAGGAGGGATCCCAAGAATGTCATGCATATCAACTGTCTTATGCTGCAACCACGTGGCAAGACCATGCCAATTCTTTTGCCTCAGCCATATTTCTAGGATCGGGAATTTAAACCTGAGCCAGCTAACTGTGCCTTGCTCTATTTTGATGATCCTATGGCTGCCGGAATAATTCATATCAGAAGGTCCCTTGATCACAGCTAGGCTCTGCGTATCCAAATCAAACTCAAGCATGGCAGCACAAACATTATCCCATGAAAGCATCCAGTAGAGCACATTTCCAACCAGGGTCGCAGGAACATCAACAAGAGCAACTTTAAATGGAGCTTCTATTTCCTTAAGGCCGCCCCATGTGCCACTTTCTGATGAGTAAACAGATGTGATAAATCGATTGCGTGTAGGGTACCTGGAAAGGAATGCCACCTGGAATGGGCTCTCATGGCAAAAGCCGTGCACGTGGTCCTCCTTGCCGCTGGCAGCACAGAGCACAGCCCCGTGGTGGTAGTTGCACTCCCTGAACTCGTCCGGAACAACAGGCAGGTTGCGCTCCTCGCCGGTGAGGGGGGCGAACACGACAAGACGCGGCAGCAGCCTGTGTATGGCCAGCACCCGACCGTGGCGGCAGCCGGTCGCGTCGCAGTCGCGGGAGGTCATCCAGCGTGAGATGGACAATCGCTCAGCTGGGATACGGTCGGGAGCGGCCAATACGGGGGTGATGATGAATTTCCGGCGCCGCTCGAAAACGCCGAGGACGGGCGGCTTCCGGTGGTGCGCATGGAAACGGCGGTGGAACA
It contains:
- the LOC123172387 gene encoding F-box protein At5g07610; this translates as MDAVMARRRRSRIHATEAAHRRRRRSSSSAPLDSLPDDVLEAILLRLPRQPSSRPRASAVSRRWRGIVTNPMFHRRFHAHHRKPPVLGVFERRRKFIITPVLAAPDRIPAERLSISRWMTSRDCDATGCRHGRVLAIHRLLPRLVVFAPLTGEERNLPVVPDEFRECNYHHGAVLCAASGKEDHVHGFCHESPFQVAFLSRYPTRNRFITSVYSSESGTWGGLKEIEAPFKVALVDVPATLVGNVLYWMLSWDNVCAAMLEFDLDTQSLAVIKGPSDMNYSGSHRIIKIEQGTVSWLRFKFPILEIWLRQKNWHGLATWLQHKTVDMHDILGIPPRVSKKWHQKILGYEEDSNVIILYVDDSAYMLDLNSMKSTKLDESRLMNSCHPFTSFYPPDMAI